The stretch of DNA TTGGCTTATTAAAGAGATTTTCGATTATTTTGAAAGGAAATTGAATGTACAAATGTTGGCGATGATGGCATGCATATTGTATGAGAATCCTAAAAACTTGAAAGTGGCCAGTGAATTAATGAATGTCCCTGTTCACACACCTTATCAAGCTTTGCCACCACCTCCTATAGTATCATTGAGTGCTTGTAACAGTACCATATTTGGGCTTTCTTATGGGAAAACTACAGTTAGCGAAGATACCGGGTACGATCATAGAAATTCAGCTTTGCTGGGCACTATAAAGGAGTCCCTGGCCCCGCCTGCCACTGCTTACGCCAGATCCATAACTTCGTCGGTTGGAGCAGAGAGTATTGCTAATGGATCGCCAGATAAATTTagagttttgaaaaaaaactttgcATTAAAATCGCATTCGTTGGGACCTTCCAACAACTCGCATTCTTCCTTGAATGACTCTTTACTTGAATCTAATGTCTCTACACCGGAACGGAATATGAGAATACCGTCActggaaaagaaaagtaagGGTATTGTTTTACGAAAACCATATCCTTTGAAGAAATTCCGACCAAAGCCTACCCCTACAGTATCTATTGAGATGCAAAATATTGAAGAGTTGGATGTCTACGAAGATATTAACTCAAGATCTTTATTGAGTTCGATAGACAAAGACAAGTTGGTCAAGTATAGAGAGATTTATGCTGAAATGTTGTATAATTGGCAATTGCCTGTGGGGCGTATCAAacttttgaaattcaattatcCTGAGCTGGAAAAAACGGAATTGACTACTAAAGATATTCACAAGTGTTCAATTGGATTCAAAAAGAGATCGCAACAGCATCCGcatcaaaatttgttgaacCCAATAACGacaatttattcaaagtTCCCAAACTCATGGAATACAAGCAAAAgacaattattaaaatattgCAATTTGTGTCAATTGGCAGTAACTAAAAACTTCACTTTATGCACAGTGTGTGAACATATAATGCACACGGCATGTGCCAGAGAATGGTGGACTACAGATAATAGTGAATGTGCAagtggttgtggttgtagATGTTTAGAACGTAGCTTTTGATAGTTGTTTGTAATAAAAGTATCTGTATGTACAAAGGAGTAAGAAAACTAGATCATCCTATCTTGAATCACTCAAGGTTGACGTGTATTTACTATTTGATCCTTCAACTTTTCGTCCCACTCTTTAGTAAGTGTGTCCAAATACAGGACAACGTCGTCCAGACCAGTGCTGTCAAtctcttcttctaataaataCTCTTTACCAGATCTAGTACAAGCCGAGGCAGTTTTGCAGTTTTGTTTAGTTTGACCTaaagcagcagcaacaggAGCGTTCGCAGCAATATACCCAGAAATATTGTGATATGGTGACCCTAAAAATCTTGCAAGGTagaataaaaataacaTACCATAGTATGTGAAAACGTTCAAATATTGGAAAAACGAGAAACTTGTGAATATCCCAGGATGAACTAAATACTGTTTGATTCCATGTTCTCTTTCTAGCTTGTTGTAAGTTCCAAAATGCATCAAGTCAACCAATCTTTTTGAGCCTTCATAGCTTGCTGGTGATCTCaataattgtaaatcatTGAAAGACAAATATTTTGGACTTGACATTAATGAGCTGACCCACACTATTTTCCCACCATTTTCCAACAAGTGTTTGATTCTGTGGATAAAATAATATGGTCCAAACACATTTGCTTGAAAGACTAATCCCAATTTATCGCCACTTTCTACTCCAactttttgtaatttataAGTTGGATTAGTGACTGCCTCAATTGGGCTTTGCAAAACTTCGAGAACTGCGCCAGTCCAATCTATGCCTCCGTATACTCCTTGGGCCGCATTAATAAACAAGTAATCAATATGTTTGTATcgtttattcaattcataaTATGctgataaaattgatacCATATCAGTGAAATCCACCAATAAATAGTCAAATTCCACCTTGTTTACTTTAGTTGGGATTTTTGCcacaatatattttttaatatcaGAAATCACTTCCTTTACTTTTGGTAATGTTCTGGAAGTAACAACAAGAGtaatttctttgttgtcAGGAAGCCCCTCCAACAAACGAACAGCTATATTGAATCctaaatttgaagatgTCCCGGTAATGACTGCAACTGTAGAATCCTTTAAAAGTGACATAGCTAGATGTGTTGCAAGCGATGGTGTGCCAAAAGAGAAATGAATgctattattgttttctgATAGATTCACATTTTTATAtgtctatttttttttccgaCTTGagtatttaatttttcacacaataataataatgttaCGCGATCGTATAAACTGATAATGTAATTTAACTTAACTCTATACATCACAACAAATTGCTTAAACGATCCAGAGATCATTCCAACCGATATTCTTTCTTACAGCATTTGAGAACCCTTCATTGTATTTTACCCATATTCTTGAAGTTTTAAACTCCTTGTCTCCATCAGATGATCCTTCATCAGTATTAGCAGTATGAGTTTTGGAATTAACTTCTTCATATCTCCCTTTAAAGAAGTTAAGGCTTGTAGTGGCAAGGGTTTTCGATCTTTTAGCAGCCTTATCTCCgttatttgattctttaGTGTTCTCTTCTAATGAACGTTTGACAGATTTTTTGGAAACATCAATTCTATCCAATTCTGCTGTAATCAATGGGAACAACGATTGACGACGAAGCTGAGTTTGCTTCACAACAGATGCTGCAGGAATAGTTGTCAAGTAGTTATCATAAATTGTCAACAGATCCAAATCTGGATTCAACTTGAGTGACGATAAGCCAGTTTCCAAATCTTTCAGGTATTCCAAGGACAAGTCGAGTTCTTTCACCAATCCAGCAATCCTTTCTAAACATTTCTTTTCTGTAACATTCAAATCAGACTTTACTTTAGCTGACATATGAGGAGATAATATTTTGGCCAAGCATGGTAAAACTAAACTTGCAGCATTCTCAGCGTTCATACCAAGGGCTACTCTCATTTGTACCAGCAATCTATTTTCTATCAGTcgaattatatttttattacttttcaataattgacTGTGTTCAAAGTCTAAGTTCTTGGCATTAGGAATCAATGTTTGGTTTCCTGGCTGGACTCGGATATCGCTAAATAAAGATGAGGCCTTTAACAAAACTAATGGAGAGTATTCATTAGTCTCATTAATTCTGGTGAACCGCGATTGGTAACTTATCCAATCACTGAGTTCACAAGGTTTAATTAACGAGTCGTCTTGAATGTGAACAGTGTCTAAATATTTGTCAAATATGCCTTTGAGGACTCTGTCAAATGTTCCAGAATTACTTGCCAATGCCCTACCTTCCCCATTCATAAACCCATCAAACAAGCGAGCAAGATTCTCTTCCTTAGACAACTGAGGGTCTCTTTTGAAAAGTTGATCAGTCATTGCAAACCAAGAAAGCTGTCGATCAATTAAATGAGTATCCTTCgaaattcttctttcaataGTGTCAACAATTCTACTATTAAATTGCATATGATTGATGCATGCTCTGATGTCACCTTCACAAATTTCCACAATATCACCAATTTCTTGATGATCAAGTCCcatattttcttgtttgttAATTTGCATCAAATAATCTTTGACTGATTTGATGGCATTCCCTCCCGTTTTTGCACCGGATGATGTTTTAGAAGTAGTTGGTTTTCTAAATTGGATAATTTCTGAGATTGGTCTCAATTTCTCCATAGGATTGGGTCCAAATCTATTTGATTGTTGGGAATAAATGTCATTGGCAATACAAATAATGGGACGATTTAAGAAGAtgtctttctttttcgatTTCTTCTTGGCTTCGATTTCCTCAGTCGACAGtctttttagttttttgtTGAGGGCGCGGTGATCTGCTTGGACCAAATCATTCAACACTTTGACAACGTCATTGATATTTGCCAAGGAGTCAATTTCGTCTATTATTAAACAAGACGGCTTACCTTGTGAGTGAATAGAATTTGATGTCAAGGCATTGACGATTTTGAGTTTTAATGCAGAAGCTGCATTGGTGTAAGCAGTAGACCCACCGCCAGAAGCCTGTGGTAGGGTATCCATACTATTTGCTGCATTCAACTCTTGAACGGTGTAGCCCATATGCTTTGCCAAAATGTGTGAAATAGTGGTTTTCCCAATACCAGTAGGTCCATGGATtaacaatattttcttATAAGGTCTTCCCAAGAGATCTGAATTTTCCGTGTTTAAAATATCGTCACCAAACACCACGGGTGACCATTTCTTCAACCATTGCAAAATCAATCTATACTGTCTATCATTACCTGCAGAGCATAATTGGATAAAACTATTtggtttatatttttcagtCCAGATTTGAGACGAAGTAGAGTCATGCTTAATGGATGACAATGATGGGGGGTCTGATaatttctttctattttctttaaatgaatttcTCAAGTTGGCCTTGTTCGTTAAAGAATCCATATCTAGAAATATTCCTGAAAGTTGCTTCTCATCGATATTTACTCTCTCGGTAGATCTTGGAGCTAACTTAATTTGTTTACCTGAAAATAGTTTTACTGTCTTTGATGGTTTAGATGCTGGTGAAAAATCTTGGTCCATgtcatcaaaatcaacaacaacaagttcTTGTGAATCTTGTTTTAAGCTTTCTTGATTAGGTTCCAAATCCTCTTGAGGTGCTATTAGATCATGTAAATTAGTCTGATTTGCTTTAGAAAATTCGTTAGTTTCGTAGTCATGTATCACATCcttgaataataatgattctGACATATTGAAAGCATTTCCTCCAGTTTCCATATTCGTTTCTGGTTGAGTAAACAAACATGAATCCTTCATGCTAAATTCGGTACTTGAAGGCATTGGCTGTTGATTATGATCCTCTGATTGTATCATTTGATGAGTTGTGAATGTGTCTGTGTTGGATTACtatgtgaaaaaaaaaatatgcaGTTTGGTAAACAAGACGCGTCTaaccaaattttttcttttacgGTGTTGCGAATTCACTCACTTTCTATTTCCGTGATACAGTTCTCTCTACTGTCACATACTCAGCCAATATTACCACGAATACAGGGCTGATTAGACCAAGTGTGAcatttaaataatcatcTCAATATGAAAGAAAGTTTATCTATTTGATCAGATAATTATGATATTAAATATGAAAGGAGTCAAGACATATTGGCATATATGTTatatattaaataatttgaaaattctaGAATCCAGTAACACCAACCAATCATTGTAATTCAACGTTGAGATTTGAAGGAATTCAGTTCCAGGAAGGTATCTAATTGCGTTTGAAGAGATTATCTTTTTAGTTCATTGTTTTGAGGTAATTGgaattaaataaatgacCACATACAGTAATAATTTGTATTACGAGTTTTACAAGCTGGTGctaaatttcttttctacAAGCTAAAACCAAACCAATAATGTAAAATACTTTTGAACAATCTAAAATGGTAAAAACAAATGACAGAGGTATGGCTTTTGGAGGGTTGTTTGAATTGTCGTTCTTATTCACATTAATGCAATAGATAATCACCTATTTGTAATAATCAACCTTAACCTTGATAATCACATTGAAACTATTTTTGCTAAACAATGCTCAATTGCACATCAAATATGAACTCAAGGAAAAAGACTATTAATAATTCCTTTCAATTTATCTGCTCTAAAGCTGTTAGGTAGTAGACGTGCTCTCATAAATAACTTATTATAATAACAGGCGCCATAGTCATTGTATCGCATGATTGGTCGTCTAATGAAAAAACTTATGTATTATAGTTTCCACCTTATTATAGATTTATAGAGTTTCTAGGTTATTCATTCAAGACAATACACTTTGACCCTTACAtatatcaaattttaatcTCTGTGGCAAGTGGGAAATTTAACATCTTTATTGATACTAACTTTAATTTCAGAAGAGTTTAtaagtaatttttttccttttcatAAATAAGATAAATCTGCTTGTATAGTATAAGTTTGGAAAAGAATCTTTGATTTTTAGGTTTGATAAAAACTTCCAAAGTATATATTAAGAATTTTAATGGTCATTTGGTTGCAAAAGTGCAGCGTCCACGTGACACAAAAATCTGGGTCTTAGTTTTAAACCTCACAAATACAGCGTATATGAACAAAACACACTTTGGCAACTAAATTAACTCTTATGGTTAACATGCATTTCTGCttatttaaaataaataatcaaaggCGGTGATCAGGGATTCATTGGAACTGTATTAGAAGATTCATGATTAATGAGCACTAGTTACTCATCACACCGAGGGTTTAACTTTGTGAAAACTTTCCAATCCGTTCGATAGTTCATTTTTAATGCATTACCTACTGTATAAAAATATGTGAATAGCTTGTAGTGATTCTGGTCTCAATTTTTGTGTGTCAGGATTAAGAGACCtcaacaccaacaataaGAGACATCCACTAAACATATCATTTTTGAGAAAAACCCACTCATGTCTAAAAATACTCCAAGGGGTAAAATTGTCGATGTTGTATCCTATCATGTTAGAAATGATATTGGTTACGTTTCAGTTCGTTACGAAAATGGTGCCattaaaaaatacaaagaAGCAACACTTAACAGACTTGATCCCCAAgttttgaagaaattcTTTGGGAAAATAGGCAAGTAAAGGAGTGATAATTGCCTATTTttagaaatcaaaaaatctatttttagctgatttcttgtttttttaagTAATACTTGAATTTTCACACTATTATATGATACCTAAAACTTTAGATGTACTAAGAGGAGTGTTTTGAGAGATGCAGGTGGCTAgaacaattaaatttaaaggCTTACACGTGACTTGGTGAGTTTCTACTAAACTAATTTTATGGAAGGGGATAGTGAAATGACTTTAACCTTAAATTATATTACCTTCTTTGCATAATTGAGATTCCCACCTGTTTTgagtttttttatttacttTTATCGAGAATATACAATTTCATTGACTCATAGTCAAGACAAAGTTTGTATGATGTAAGCAGAGAAACTCTACTGTAGAGTTCTATCACTCATCATATATAAGAATTAGcttttttataaataatgCTAGAATCGAAAAATTcttatttcaataaatttacaGTATAAAAATGAATGACTACTTCCTtggattttattttctgcaaagaaatttctttcCTATAAGAGATACAAAGGTTTAATACCCTCAATTATAAACTTTATTCCAtataatatttgaattttaaaCACGAATTGTCTAATGCCAAGAAGCTCATCTAAAGGGAATATCGACTCTATTAGATCCAATTATACTGAGAATGGAATAGATTACGTTGTTGTTCGTTATGAAAGTGGTGAAACGGAACACATGAAGCTAATTGATCTTTTATTGTTTCCTCATAATAAAATAGCAAAGgttttgaagaaataaaatgatATTTACGATGTTGTTGGATTATTAAAAgtttgatttattggtgTAGACCATTTTTGCTTTATACTTATTTTGTAGttaatattcaaaattattttccCAAAGTGTAAGGTTACTCCCTTTAGGGATGATTCCGTTCAAAATAAAGTTATTGATGGACATTAAAAACACATTTTCTGTACGATGTTTAAAGTTTGTCTTGGTGGAGACCTTAAAGTGGCTAAtgacaaattcaaaattgtgGATACTGACAGGTAATGCATGACCACCATGGTTTTGActtaattattatcaaattaacATTTCCATTTAAAAACCTGGCTTCCAAGAATGATTTAAAGTCTAATAGATTAGTAAATAGTTGTACTCTATTTGCCGAGTATactttttctctctttgCGGAACAAACTTTTGCAACTCTCGCTGCAAAGTATTGCCttaatataaattttgTGACACATTCCACAAAAGCTTATATGTTAATAAAAACCCATTACACCTAATTTTACAATATAAAAGTAGCCCAGTATATctcaaaataattttcaataattgtttaCTTGTATGTTTGAATGTCAACAGCAAGTATACAACTACACtgaataatcaatattcaAACTTTTACTTAAACTATTACAATGTCAAGTGGTACTTATAAGGGTAAACAATTTGTTCTCATTTGTCGTGACTACAAAGATGGTGAAAGGTATCTTACTGTACGTTTCAAAGATGGTACTGTTAATACTGTGAAAGAATCAGATGTAAAATATGATCTTGAAGAACCGTATGTAATTAGAAGATCACCTTAAACGGATGAAGGTCGGAAacatttattttgtaaatgCTGAATCTAGAgctgtttcaatttttttggcttCTTAGAAGcagcttttttttatttatgctagattatttattttatatttttgtacattttataattgtgaaatcatataataaaaatctTAAACatgaaaatcaaaagatATATAGTTGGTAAAGATCTGATACTTACACAAGCAGGACACATTTGTTTACTTCCCGCAGCCAAACCAATTTCTTAACTTCTTGAAGATTTGttaagaagaaaaattcaatagCTTAAAATCTAAATGAAATGATTTGTAACTTAATTTACTAATTTCTTATTGACTTACTCTTGTCTCAGAATAAGCTTTGttttattaacaaaatcaatttagtCTGGATTATAGATCAATTGCTTATTGTCCTTACAAGGTAACTCTAAAAATGTGAGATCTGTCAcaaattttggaaatattcatacacaaaattaaattattatataacTTCTGATAAAGAACGCTATTCAATTTGGTagaaataatttttaaGAGTAGACTGTCCAGTACAGTTGACTAAATATTTTATACTTGTTTATTATAAGATAGAAACTTCAGTCAAACCCCCcctgaaaaaaagaattaccAGGTAAGAGATTCACAATGCCAAGCACATCTTCCAAAAGAGAATCATGTGAGATACAATATGCTTACACTGATGATGGTGTAAGATATATTGCTGTTCGTTACAAAAGTGGTAAAACTGACATCCTTACACAAGCTGAGTATCGAAGACTTTACccaattcaacaacagggcaccaaaaaaaaacacgaCGGTACTTGAGATCACGAAAGCGGCTTTTGgtgtttttggtttttatTCCTTGAATTGTTTATGTTTGGGGATGTTAGgtttattctattttatatttgtgtataatcaattctacaactaaatattgaattctaataatcaatttattaaagcAGCAAAAAGCATAGTGTTGGAGGAGGCAAACTACAGATAgatcaatttgttcaaacTACACTACttttaacttcttggtggaACTTTGTTTCAATTAGAGActgatttttcatttaacTAACAATATTGGGCATAAATTAagttaataatgatatattgaacaataaacaattgacGTAAGTCAAGACTTAAGGTTATAGATTAACCTTAATTTGATACATCCCTTCTGAAAAACTACAATAAACCATATATGTTTATAGTTTActtttgaaacaaattgaaacttttgcaactaaaaaaaaactaaaagcACTGAAAATGTAACACATTACATTAAGACTTCCGTCTCcagaaatcaatttcaccTCTCCCCTTGATTATTGCATCCTGTTTAAAATGCAATATATAAGCAGATGATTATTCCACAAAATCTAACATTAAGATTCTTGGTGTAATTCCCAAAAGTTTCTCTTACAGACTTCTTTGTGGctaatcaaattcaaattcaaatagaAATGCCCCATTTACGTGGAACCTTTGAAGGTAGACGGTTTGCTGTTGTCGCTAGAGAACATAGAAAAACTGGAATTTATGTCCTCATCTGTTTTTCAGATGGTACTTCTACAACTGTACCAGAATCAGCACTTGTGTATGAGAAATAAGTTATCTCAACTGCACATagaatgaagaaattaagagatttgttaatatttacaaaaaaaaagagggTTAAGTTGATATTGCTTGGTTatagttttttgtttatactATTTTTTGTATAGGTAATTTGAGTATTATGAGTGATCATAATTATTTCCCCAAGAATAAACTTTTATAAATAAGATTGTCtaaaattttcattcaattataatttataatactAAACTTTAAACTAACTGTGAGTAATTTAAACTGATAAAGTCTCCCTGAAATCAATCTCAAATATAAAATGTGGCAAAGATAGCCTACAgtttttgatgatgattttcCATTTATTTACTAGAGATTCATCAAActaaacaaaatcaaattcaaattctaCATTCAGTTTGCCTCCCCTCCTACCATCTTCAAACAGAGGAAGAAATACAATCATAATGTCAAGAGGAGCCTTCGAAGGTAAAAAGTTTCTTGTTATTGATCGTCAACGTGTGAAAAGATTATGGTATATTACAGTCCAATTTGAAACTGGTGAAATTGACATATTGGATGAAAAGGATGTTGAGTATGATGAAGATGCTCCATTAAAAGCCAAATCCAaggcaaaaaaataatatgtCCCAAGTGTTTTGCAGCTAGCTTAAAGTTTTGTagtaaatttttatttctatATACAACATTCTAAGATACTATAATTGCGTTCTACAATTATCAAAGTAAGTTCTGAATTGATTAACCTTGTAGAAATGTTAATAAGAATTCATATATTACATTAAAACTATATATGGGTTATACTACAGgactttttatttgaataataatagttgTGACTGATCATCATTCTTAGGgaactttttcaaaaccTAAAACATTCTAGGCAAACTTAATACTATTAGTTATACTCCCATTTTTAAACTTTTAGGAGGATGTGCTATAATTTATTGGATATTCACTTTAATAAATTGCATTATATAAGAAACTAATCATGCCCTATCAATTTCTGgtacttttatttttgctAATCAAAACATACTCCAGGGTTTGGTGAATATTCAAAGTTATATAACAACTATAATGTCAGCAATAAGTGGACTATTTAATGGTAATagttttgttgttattggttGTGGTACAAAAGAAGGTGAAAAATATGTAACCATTCGTCTTGAAAATGGTCAGATTAAAACAGTGAAAGAATCCGAAGTCACGTATGATGAAGTAACACAGTTAAGCGACTTTTTACAGAATATTTAAAAGTTGCAAATTATTTTGGTAGTCATTTGTGTTCtcaattcattttattGAAAGTTATGGTGGCTTTCCGTTGACAGACATGTGTACCGTGTATTTCTGTATGTGCAATGTTTTGAATTCTATGATTATATTTGAACCATTCTAATCTCTTGTCTTTACCTCTAAACTATTCATTTTGGAGTAATTATGAACGTGTAAGATAATTGTCAAGTGCACAGATTTATTAACTTAAAATCCAGAATTCTAATTAGAACAAATTCGATGAGCTTTTTGATTGTATATTactttgttgtttgtgGATAATATGGAATAGGTGTCATCCTTGACATATATAACAGGATATCCAAGCAAGCACAAATACATAGTAATTCCATTCATTAACTCAAGAGTTCGAGTTTTAAGGCATTACTTGTGGCTTTTCCTACTATTGTCAGCAAGATCATAAAAGTGAACAGTTTGTAACTTAGCAATGAATTCAGTTATTTTTGCTCCCCATTTTATGAGTAATACCCTAGTAAGTATCATAACCAACTTGTACTACCAATGTAATCCCCTGAACTCGATACCAATTAGTTATTCTAACATTAGATCGTTTACTCGGTATTCCAATGTGACATCTTTGATAATGGGATCTTTGGTGGATAATTCAAGTATTCAAAGGGATTATTGGGAATCGGTAataatggtggtgatggGAGATGTGGCCGGGGTGGATCGGATGCAGGGCAACAAACGGTGGCAGACAAAGGAGAAGTGCgaatttattgttgtt from Candida albicans SC5314 chromosome R, complete sequence encodes:
- the CTF18 gene encoding Ctf18p (Protein with a predicted role in sister chromatid cohesion; cell-cycle regulated periodic mRNA expression), with product MIQSEDHNQQPMPSSTEFSMKDSCLFTQPETNMETGGNAFNMSESLLFKDVIHDYETNEFSKANQTNLHDLIAPQEDLEPNQESLKQDSQELVVVDFDDMDQDFSPASKPSKTVKLFSGKQIKLAPRSTERVNIDEKQLSGIFLDMDSLTNKANLRNSFKENRKKLSDPPSLSSIKHDSTSSQIWTEKYKPNSFIQLCSAGNDRQYRLILQWLKKWSPVVFGDDILNTENSDLLGRPYKKILLIHGPTGIGKTTISHILAKHMGYTVQELNAANSMDTLPQASGGGSTAYTNAASALKLKIVNALTSNSIHSQGKPSCLIIDEIDSLANINDVVKVLNDLVQADHRALNKKLKRSSTEEIEAKKKSKKKDIFLNRPIICIANDIYSQQSNRFGPNPMEKLRPISEIIQFRKPTTSKTSSGAKTGGNAIKSVKDYLMQINKQENMGLDHQEIGDIVEICEGDIRACINHMQFNSRIVDTIERRISKDTHLIDRQLSWFAMTDQLFKRDPQLSKEENLARLFDGFMNGEGRALASNSGTFDRVLKGIFDKYLDTVHIQDDSLIKPCELSDWISYQSRFTRINETNEYSPLVLLKASSLFSDIRVQPGNQTLIPNAKNLDFEHSQLLKSNKNIIRSIENRLSVQMRVALGMNAENAASLVLPCLAKILSPHMSAKVKSDLNVTEKKCLERIAGLVKELDLSLEYSKDLETGLSSLKLNPDLDSLTIYDNYLTTIPAASVVKQTQLRRQSLFPLITAELDRIDVSKKSVKRSLEENTKESNNGDKAAKRSKTLATTSLNFFKGRYEEVNSKTHTANTDEGSSDGDKEFKTSRIWVKYNEGFSNAVRKNIGWNDLWIV
- the ERG27 gene encoding 3-keto-steroid reductase (3-Keto sterol reductase of ergosterol biosynthesis; acts in C-4 sterol demethylation with Erg25p and Erg26p; possible drug target, essential for viability; functional homolog of S. cerevisiae Erg27p), giving the protein MSLLKDSTVAVITGTSSNLGFNIAVRLLEGLPDNKEITLVVTSRTLPKVKEVISDIKKYIVAKIPTKVNKVEFDYLLVDFTDMVSILSAYYELNKRYKHIDYLFINAAQGVYGGIDWTGAVLEVLQSPIEAVTNPTYKLQKVGVESGDKLGLVFQANVFGPYYFIHRIKHLLENGGKIVWVSSLMSSPKYLSFNDLQLLRSPASYEGSKRLVDLMHFGTYNKLEREHGIKQYLVHPGIFTSFSFFQYLNVFTYYGMLFLFYLARFLGSPYHNISGYIAANAPVAAALGQTKQNCKTASACTRSGKEYLLEEEIDSTGSDDVVSYLDTLTKEWDEKLKDQIVNTRQP